From Ruegeria sp. YS9, one genomic window encodes:
- a CDS encoding DUF736 domain-containing protein → MTTNCIKFESADIETAKGVGSISTLTFDIDITVEPVTSDNPMAPTHRVLGRSPRGRLVECGGIWKKQNRDTGADYFTMSIRDFGFNANLGKAAKQDDDTVQAVIPWGPKEAA, encoded by the coding sequence ATGACCACCAACTGCATCAAATTCGAAAGCGCCGATATCGAGACCGCCAAAGGTGTCGGTTCGATCTCTACCCTGACCTTCGACATCGACATCACCGTGGAGCCGGTTACAAGCGACAATCCGATGGCGCCCACGCACCGTGTTCTCGGTCGATCGCCACGCGGCCGCCTGGTCGAATGCGGCGGCATCTGGAAGAAACAGAACCGTGACACCGGTGCTGACTACTTCACCATGAGCATCCGGGATTTCGGCTTCAACGCGAATCTCGGCAAGGCCGCAAAACAGGATGATGACACGGTTCAGGCCGTGATCCCCTGGGGCCCGAAGGAAGCTGCTTGA